A DNA window from Pontimonas salivibrio contains the following coding sequences:
- a CDS encoding DUF501 domain-containing protein — MTWETPSAEDYRQLAHQLGRPMRGLHAIAARCACGAPAVVVTLPRLDDGTPFPTLYYLSLPSGTKEASRLEAAGRMAEYEARLHQDEQARQQYQKAHEDFLHTRAQWGVVPEIDGISAGGMPERVKCLHALIAHSLAEGPGVNPVGDWALADTQWSLEVCRCSPEV, encoded by the coding sequence ATGACGTGGGAAACACCCAGTGCTGAGGATTACCGTCAGCTTGCTCACCAATTAGGTCGCCCGATGCGTGGATTACACGCCATCGCTGCCCGGTGTGCGTGTGGTGCCCCCGCGGTGGTGGTGACCCTTCCACGCCTCGATGACGGAACACCCTTTCCTACCCTCTACTACCTCTCGCTGCCCTCTGGAACGAAAGAGGCATCGCGGTTGGAAGCCGCCGGACGGATGGCCGAATACGAGGCTCGACTGCACCAAGATGAGCAGGCGCGCCAGCAGTACCAGAAAGCCCACGAAGATTTTCTCCACACCCGGGCCCAATGGGGTGTTGTCCCCGAAATTGACGGAATCAGCGCAGGTGGCATGCCAGAGCGCGTCAAATGCCTGCACGCCCTGATTGCTCACTCCCTCGCGGAAGGCCCCGGGGTGAACCCCGTGGGGGACTGGGCCCTAGCCGATACTCAGTGGAGCCTGGAGGTGTGCCGGTGTTCTCCAGAAGTGTGA